A DNA window from Impatiens glandulifera chromosome 7, dImpGla2.1, whole genome shotgun sequence contains the following coding sequences:
- the LOC124910486 gene encoding uncharacterized protein LOC124910486, translating into MRFLLECVPCCGSSTYRSTSTPPLPPLAILEHQTDDDSLNRGRKRVRRRISRSMSSVDWRPSLASIYEEDFITEEEEEKKKQVIAGSDKGTNKKKKSAISVAKFDVRSYSFDVNDFGRRSLPSMNSGFCATPFMI; encoded by the exons ATGAGATTTCTCCTCGAATGCGTACCTTGTTGCGGATCCTCAACCTACCGCTCCACATCAACGCCGCCGTTGCCTCCGTTGGCCATTTTGGAACATCAAACCGACGATGATAGTCTGAATCGAGGCAGGAAGCGAGTTAGGCGGAGGATCTCAAGGTCCATGTCGTCTGTCGATTGGAGACCTTCGCTGGCTTCGATCTACGAGGAAGATTTTATTacagaggaagaggaggagaagaagaagcagGTGATCGCTGGATCTGATAAAGGAacgaacaagaagaagaaatcggCGATCTCGGTGGCTAAATTCGATGTTCGAAGCTATTCGTTTGATGTTAATGACTTCGG ACGACGCAGTTTACCTTCGATGAATTCAGGATTCTGTGCGACGCCATTCATGATCTGA